A DNA window from Rossellomorea marisflavi contains the following coding sequences:
- a CDS encoding DUF6509 family protein yields MEIIQMNAEELKDPTGILPGQRYEVMIEIEVPEDDELYTPSGMYIKGIYVREEASSKLAQYAIIERGSETYLDFALEEEEEQALVAYCDENI; encoded by the coding sequence ATGGAAATCATTCAAATGAACGCAGAAGAATTGAAAGACCCGACCGGGATCCTTCCGGGACAGCGATATGAAGTGATGATTGAAATCGAGGTTCCGGAAGATGATGAATTGTATACACCATCCGGAATGTATATAAAAGGCATTTATGTCCGGGAAGAAGCGTCTTCCAAACTCGCTCAGTACGCTATCATCGAACGGGGATCCGAAACCTATTTGGATTTTGCCCTTGAGGAAGAAGAAGAGCAGGCATTGGTTGCTTATTGCGACGAAAATATCTGA
- a CDS encoding phosphatidate cytidylyltransferase — protein MTTSAYWTLFIIFLTLSAGHLAFILVRKFQGDKDFSRVSLRIKTWWGMFIVFTVATLFNPLVSMLSLMILCFFSLKEYFSMMKTRKADRRIFLWAYISIPLQFYWIYLGWYGMFIVFIPVYVFLLLPLPRILGKGTVGFLRSVSSTQWGLMLMVFGLSHLAYFQVASPEYGANLVLYLVILTQVSDIVQHLVSIYAGRLKVVPTANPAITWEGYMVALLVTTGLSFSLYPYLTPLNETFGLLSGVIIATGAFIGSLTVSVLKRDLLIGDRPKFTSLQESYLNRVDSLAYTAPIFFHIIRYYFDFM, from the coding sequence TTGACCACAAGCGCTTATTGGACGTTATTCATCATTTTCCTTACGCTTTCAGCCGGTCATCTGGCATTCATTTTAGTGAGGAAGTTCCAGGGGGACAAGGATTTTTCCCGTGTTTCCCTGCGGATCAAAACATGGTGGGGGATGTTTATCGTTTTTACGGTTGCAACCCTTTTCAACCCTCTTGTATCCATGCTCTCATTAATGATCCTTTGCTTCTTCTCTCTTAAAGAGTATTTTTCCATGATGAAGACACGGAAGGCCGACCGGCGTATTTTCCTGTGGGCATACATATCGATACCTCTCCAATTTTATTGGATCTACCTTGGGTGGTATGGAATGTTCATCGTCTTTATCCCTGTGTACGTTTTTTTACTTCTGCCGCTACCGAGGATCCTGGGGAAGGGGACCGTAGGGTTCTTAAGGTCGGTCAGCTCTACTCAATGGGGCCTGATGCTTATGGTGTTCGGTCTTAGCCATCTGGCCTATTTCCAAGTTGCGAGTCCCGAATATGGAGCCAATCTTGTCCTTTACCTTGTCATCCTTACGCAGGTGAGTGACATCGTTCAACATCTGGTTTCCATCTATGCCGGCCGCCTAAAGGTGGTTCCTACAGCGAATCCTGCCATCACATGGGAAGGATATATGGTGGCTTTACTGGTTACAACGGGCTTATCCTTTAGCCTCTATCCATATCTGACGCCACTGAATGAAACATTCGGTCTCTTGTCAGGCGTCATCATTGCGACAGGTGCCTTTATCGGCAGTCTTACGGTATCGGTATTGAAACGCGATCTTCTCATCGGGGACCGGCCGAAGTTCACTTCCTTGCAGGAAAGTTACTTGAACCGGGTGGACAGTCTGGCTTATACAGCACCGATTTTCTTTCACATCATCCGCTATTATTTTGATTTTATGTAA
- the speD gene encoding adenosylmethionine decarboxylase, with translation MNLSHQERIQLHEFNNLTKSLSFNMYDVCYTKTREEREAYIEYIDEQYNAERLTGILTHVSDIIGAHVLNVSKQDYVPQGASVTILVSEGPIVEVPTEHFDESPGPLPASAAMHLDKSHITVHTYPEYHPHEGISTFRADIDVSTCGEISPLKALNYLIHSFDTDIMTMDYRVRGFTRDINGRKLFIDHDIQSIQNYIPEAIKEEYDMIDVNVYPQNIFHTKCKLKEFDLNNYLFGYTEDRLGEGEANEITSKLKKEMDEIFYGKNMDKRE, from the coding sequence ATGAATTTATCTCATCAAGAGCGCATTCAGCTCCATGAATTCAATAATCTGACAAAATCATTAAGTTTTAATATGTACGACGTATGCTATACGAAGACGCGGGAAGAGCGGGAAGCGTATATCGAATATATTGATGAACAATACAATGCAGAACGTCTGACGGGCATCCTGACACATGTATCGGATATCATCGGGGCGCATGTGTTGAATGTGTCCAAGCAGGATTATGTACCACAGGGGGCAAGCGTCACCATCCTTGTATCTGAAGGACCGATCGTCGAGGTCCCCACTGAACATTTTGATGAATCTCCCGGTCCTCTCCCGGCAAGCGCCGCCATGCATTTGGACAAGAGCCATATTACTGTCCACACATATCCTGAATATCATCCACATGAAGGAATCAGTACCTTCCGTGCGGACATTGATGTGTCCACCTGCGGAGAAATATCTCCCTTAAAGGCATTGAATTACCTCATTCACTCCTTTGATACGGATATCATGACGATGGACTACCGAGTGAGGGGATTCACCCGGGATATCAATGGGCGCAAGCTTTTTATAGATCATGATATTCAATCCATCCAAAATTATATACCTGAGGCGATCAAAGAAGAATACGATATGATTGATGTGAATGTCTATCCGCAGAACATCTTCCATACAAAATGTAAGCTGAAGGAATTTGATCTGAACAACTATCTGTTCGGTTACACGGAAGACCGCCTCGGTGAAGGAGAGGCGAATGAAATCACAAGCAAACTGAAGAAGGAAATGGATGAGATCTTTTATGGTAAGAACATGGATAAGAGGGAGTAG
- a CDS encoding ThiF family adenylyltransferase, producing the protein MKSERYSRQILFAPIGERGQAVLGEKRVIIIGAGALGSSVADMLARSGVGKLTIIDRDYVEWSNLQRQQLYTEHDAESSLPKAAAAERRLKRVNSQVEIDGRVGEVTPGMLSSMEADLLIDATDNFHVRLMVNDHARMRSIPWIFGACLGSYGITHTFLPGEGPCLRCLQDVLPVNGDSCESQGIISPAVTMVTSYQTTEALKILTGAKGTLRKTLLSFDLWENSRSEVTIESMRKMDCPTCGSNPTFPALKGTSGVKASVLCGRDAVHIRPSSPLSLHLESFTKRMKEGRILSANRFLVNVNIEGHRMVVFSDGRALIHGTSDIPEAKALYRKYIDEQECVQDEKSIDHCRIR; encoded by the coding sequence GTGAAAAGCGAAAGGTACTCCAGACAGATTTTATTTGCTCCCATTGGAGAACGGGGGCAGGCAGTCCTGGGGGAGAAGCGCGTCATCATCATCGGTGCCGGTGCACTGGGATCTTCTGTTGCCGACATGTTGGCAAGGTCGGGGGTGGGGAAGCTCACCATCATCGACCGTGATTATGTGGAATGGAGCAATCTGCAGCGGCAGCAGCTGTATACGGAGCACGATGCAGAGAGCTCACTTCCAAAGGCGGCGGCCGCCGAACGACGGTTGAAAAGAGTGAATTCACAGGTGGAAATTGACGGAAGGGTGGGAGAAGTCACCCCCGGCATGCTTTCCTCAATGGAAGCGGATCTGTTGATCGATGCGACCGATAACTTCCATGTGAGACTCATGGTGAATGATCATGCGCGGATGAGGTCGATTCCCTGGATCTTCGGTGCCTGCCTTGGTTCCTATGGAATCACCCATACCTTCCTCCCTGGCGAAGGACCCTGTCTTCGCTGTCTTCAGGACGTACTGCCGGTGAACGGGGATTCGTGTGAATCGCAGGGGATCATCTCTCCTGCCGTCACGATGGTGACCTCTTATCAGACCACAGAAGCGTTGAAGATCCTCACCGGCGCAAAAGGCACTCTGAGAAAGACGCTCTTATCCTTTGATCTGTGGGAAAACAGCCGTAGTGAGGTCACCATCGAAAGCATGAGAAAAATGGATTGCCCGACATGCGGATCGAACCCAACCTTTCCGGCTTTGAAAGGAACATCGGGAGTGAAGGCAAGCGTCCTTTGTGGGAGGGATGCCGTCCACATCAGGCCTTCAAGCCCCCTCAGTCTTCACCTCGAATCGTTTACTAAAAGGATGAAGGAGGGGCGGATCCTCAGTGCTAACCGATTCCTTGTGAATGTGAACATCGAAGGGCACCGGATGGTCGTTTTTTCAGATGGACGTGCCTTGATCCATGGGACATCCGATATTCCTGAAGCGAAGGCCCTTTACCGTAAATACATCGATGAACAGGAGTGTGTGCAAGATGAAAAAAGTATTGACCATTGCCGGATCAGATAG
- a CDS encoding PRK06851 family protein: MSSKHYFACGNTAKGLISLSDSAFEELKKVYILDGGPGAGKSTLLKEIGTRLEKKGYHLDYIHSALEPDALDAVLLPEKGIGVIDGSEMFNVAQAVVERVDLTKPLDMEKLADHTQDVLTYFNQFIGKRQEAYDTFAASLRDHDDIEKVYISNMDFEEADTLTGELIDTFFGGGNKGTEGKITRRFLGAATPVGAIDHIQNLTEGIPDRFFIKGRAGSGKSTMLKKIAASGREKGFSVEVYHCGFDPNSLDMVILREQGIAIFDSTAPHEYFPSREGDHIVDMYERCITEGTDETYSREIEEATKGYKDKMKEAIQTLKEAKDFRDQMKGIYVDLMDFNEVEQITEELYHRIEVEIQ, from the coding sequence ATGTCGTCTAAACATTATTTTGCATGTGGGAACACTGCCAAAGGGTTGATCAGTTTATCGGATTCCGCTTTTGAAGAGTTGAAAAAGGTGTATATTCTCGACGGCGGTCCAGGGGCTGGTAAGTCGACGCTTCTAAAAGAGATCGGTACACGGTTGGAGAAAAAGGGATATCACTTGGACTACATCCATAGTGCCTTGGAGCCTGATGCCCTGGATGCTGTCCTTTTGCCGGAGAAGGGGATCGGTGTAATCGATGGCAGTGAAATGTTCAATGTTGCCCAGGCGGTCGTGGAAAGGGTCGACCTCACAAAGCCCCTGGATATGGAAAAACTAGCGGATCATACTCAAGACGTATTGACGTATTTCAATCAGTTCATCGGAAAACGTCAGGAAGCATATGATACATTTGCAGCGTCCCTAAGGGACCATGATGATATCGAAAAAGTGTACATTTCCAATATGGACTTCGAAGAAGCCGATACCCTGACAGGGGAATTAATCGACACCTTCTTTGGAGGGGGAAATAAGGGCACAGAAGGGAAAATTACACGTCGATTCCTCGGTGCTGCAACTCCGGTCGGTGCAATCGATCATATTCAAAACCTCACCGAAGGGATACCTGACAGGTTCTTCATCAAGGGCAGGGCAGGATCCGGTAAGTCGACGATGCTGAAGAAAATTGCGGCAAGCGGCAGAGAAAAAGGGTTCAGCGTGGAAGTATACCACTGCGGCTTTGATCCGAACAGCCTCGATATGGTCATCCTTCGGGAACAGGGGATCGCCATTTTTGACAGTACGGCACCCCATGAGTATTTCCCTTCACGTGAAGGGGATCACATCGTCGATATGTATGAACGATGTATCACGGAAGGAACCGATGAAACATATAGTCGAGAGATTGAAGAAGCGACAAAAGGCTACAAAGATAAAATGAAGGAAGCGATCCAGACGCTGAAAGAAGCAAAGGATTTCCGTGACCAGATGAAGGGTATCTATGTCGACCTTATGGATTTCAATGAGGTCGAGCAGATAACAGAAGAACTCTACCACCGAATCGAAGTAGAAATTCAATGA
- a CDS encoding response regulator transcription factor, which translates to MISIVIAEDQRMMLGALGSLLNLEDDMEVVGMAGDGEEALSLVRELRPDICMMDIEMPKMTGLEAAERLKDTDCRVIILTTFARSGYFQRALKAGVKGYLLKDSPSEELAQSIRLVMDGKRMFAPELMDDVYGEENPLTDREKEVLWLVADGKNTQEIADELSLKAGTVRNYISTILEKLGVKNRIEAITQSKEKGWFK; encoded by the coding sequence TTGATTTCAATCGTGATTGCAGAAGATCAGAGGATGATGCTGGGGGCCCTTGGTTCCCTCTTGAACCTCGAAGATGATATGGAAGTCGTAGGGATGGCAGGAGACGGGGAAGAAGCGCTCTCGCTCGTTCGGGAGCTACGTCCCGATATATGCATGATGGATATCGAAATGCCCAAGATGACTGGGCTGGAAGCAGCAGAAAGACTGAAGGACACTGACTGCAGGGTCATCATCTTGACCACCTTTGCACGGTCAGGCTATTTTCAACGCGCCCTGAAGGCAGGGGTGAAGGGATACCTTCTGAAAGACAGCCCCAGTGAAGAGCTTGCTCAATCCATACGACTCGTCATGGATGGGAAGCGGATGTTTGCACCCGAACTCATGGATGATGTATATGGTGAAGAAAATCCCCTGACGGATCGTGAGAAAGAAGTGCTGTGGCTCGTCGCCGACGGGAAAAACACGCAGGAAATCGCCGATGAACTCAGCCTGAAGGCAGGAACCGTCCGTAATTATATTTCAACCATCCTTGAAAAACTCGGTGTGAAAAACAGGATCGAGGCCATTACCCAATCGAAGGAGAAAGGCTGGTTCAAGTGA
- a CDS encoding thiamine phosphate synthase has protein sequence MAVSQPEFHIITSGKQSPREVVQICSLVHHLVDAIHLRENNWSSRCLYDTILALLSSGVPAEKLVVNDRVDIALLTGVERVQLGSRSVTPSEIKRMFPTIKIGISVHSPAEADAAGKTGADSILLGNIYHTGSKPGKTGIGVGAISKVKDEFPVVGIGGITPDNSAEVIRAGAAGIAVLSGVFLSTDPRGAAEDYRASLKGGGAR, from the coding sequence ATGGCAGTGTCCCAACCGGAGTTTCACATCATCACGTCGGGAAAGCAGTCTCCACGAGAAGTGGTCCAAATCTGCTCGCTTGTGCATCACCTGGTGGATGCCATTCACCTGAGGGAAAACAATTGGTCGTCGCGCTGTCTATACGACACCATTCTCGCGCTTCTCTCATCCGGTGTTCCTGCAGAGAAGCTGGTTGTCAATGATCGCGTCGACATAGCCTTGTTGACGGGTGTAGAACGGGTTCAGCTCGGATCCCGGAGCGTCACCCCCTCCGAAATCAAAAGGATGTTCCCGACGATCAAAATTGGAATATCCGTGCATAGTCCCGCGGAAGCAGATGCGGCAGGAAAAACAGGAGCCGACTCCATTCTCCTAGGGAACATATATCATACGGGCTCCAAACCAGGAAAGACCGGTATCGGAGTGGGTGCAATCAGCAAAGTAAAAGATGAATTTCCCGTAGTTGGAATAGGCGGGATCACGCCGGACAACTCTGCTGAAGTAATCCGTGCAGGGGCAGCAGGCATCGCCGTGTTGTCTGGTGTGTTCCTCAGCACGGATCCGCGGGGGGCGGCCGAGGATTATCGAGCATCTTTAAAGGGAGGTGGAGCACGATGA
- the thiO gene encoding glycine oxidase ThiO, translating into MKRIIIVGGGVIGLSIAFELMKKGCNVTLLEKGKLAGKASGAAAGMLGVHTETRGNPSMTSLAKESRDLFPALAEQLLNCSGIDIGLRQNGMIMPAMTGREQHLLQEEANSPQGMKEELRWLEERELRKMEPSLSRSFIGGLYIPRDGNLLAPRLSEALAISAATMGAVLHEGTEVNTLIMKGRSVIGVNTTRGPLYGDEVVVAGGAWSQHILRRVGIKLDAAPVKGECISVTPKEGFLNRTIVSDDVYLVPKADGTLTIGATEQVGSFSEDVAAESVSRLLAKACTIAPGIAAAAWGKAWAGTRPKTSSRLPFMGRVPDVEGLSLATGHYRNGILLAPITGVLMADLLSDKDCERRLGYEYTRQWDRNRGSTTSEVSR; encoded by the coding sequence ATGAAGCGCATCATCATTGTCGGTGGAGGTGTGATTGGTCTATCCATCGCCTTCGAGCTTATGAAAAAGGGGTGCAACGTCACCCTTTTGGAAAAAGGGAAGCTTGCGGGCAAAGCCTCAGGTGCAGCAGCTGGAATGTTGGGGGTCCATACTGAAACCAGGGGAAACCCCTCCATGACCTCCCTTGCCAAAGAAAGCAGGGATCTCTTCCCGGCCCTAGCCGAACAGCTCCTGAACTGTTCAGGAATCGATATCGGTTTGAGACAAAACGGAATGATCATGCCTGCTATGACAGGCAGGGAGCAACACCTCCTTCAAGAGGAAGCGAACAGTCCACAGGGGATGAAGGAGGAATTGCGGTGGCTGGAGGAAAGGGAGTTAAGGAAAATGGAGCCTTCCTTATCCCGCTCATTCATTGGCGGTCTTTATATACCACGGGACGGCAATCTTCTTGCACCTCGACTGTCAGAAGCGCTGGCTATTTCGGCAGCAACTATGGGGGCGGTACTCCATGAAGGCACCGAGGTCAACACACTCATCATGAAAGGGCGTTCAGTCATTGGTGTCAACACCACGCGGGGACCTCTTTATGGTGATGAGGTGGTGGTAGCAGGTGGCGCCTGGAGTCAGCATATCCTGCGACGGGTAGGAATTAAACTGGACGCTGCGCCGGTAAAAGGGGAATGCATTTCTGTGACCCCTAAGGAGGGATTCCTGAATCGAACGATTGTATCAGATGACGTGTATTTGGTCCCGAAAGCAGATGGCACATTGACGATCGGTGCCACGGAACAAGTAGGATCGTTCAGTGAAGATGTAGCTGCTGAGAGCGTCTCACGTTTACTTGCCAAGGCGTGCACCATTGCACCGGGCATTGCCGCTGCCGCATGGGGAAAAGCATGGGCAGGTACGAGGCCGAAAACATCCTCACGGCTCCCATTCATGGGAAGGGTTCCGGATGTGGAGGGACTGTCATTGGCGACAGGTCACTACCGGAATGGGATTCTTCTGGCTCCGATTACTGGAGTGCTGATGGCAGATCTACTGAGTGATAAGGACTGCGAAAGGAGATTGGGTTATGAATATACACGTCAATGGGATAGAAACCGAGGTTCCACCACAAGTGAAGTCAGTAGATGA
- a CDS encoding sensor histidine kinase translates to MNVSTGKLKGSGTSPYVWAIASILPFYFIFQSSSTMEIVTGIIMTILFFLALRFAFLSSRWPVYLWTGILIAISIIMTVQFNFIYFAFYIAYYNGNIRNRAAFLTLYVVHLVLTTASINYKFVLQHEVFLSQIPFILIIWISVILLPFNIFNRNKQGQLEEQLEDANKRISELVKQEERQRIARDLHDTLGQKLSLIGLKSDLARKLVEKNPEQAKNELMDVQQTARTALSEVRTLVSQMRGIRLEDEFIRIRQLLSAADIRFIPEYEEPLPNISLFLENILSMCLKEAVTNIVKHSGATECTLRVVESHDSLRFVLSDNGKGIPKDYRKSKGSGLIGIRERLDFVNGELGIDGEDGTTLTMIVPKVIKDTNREGYN, encoded by the coding sequence ATGAACGTTTCCACAGGGAAGCTTAAAGGTTCAGGCACGTCGCCGTATGTATGGGCCATTGCGTCGATCTTGCCTTTTTACTTCATTTTTCAATCGTCTTCCACCATGGAGATCGTTACCGGGATCATCATGACGATCCTGTTTTTCCTAGCGTTGCGCTTTGCCTTCCTGTCGAGCAGGTGGCCCGTGTATCTATGGACAGGGATCCTGATCGCCATTTCCATCATCATGACCGTGCAGTTCAATTTTATCTATTTTGCTTTTTATATCGCCTACTATAATGGGAACATAAGGAACCGGGCGGCGTTCCTGACACTGTATGTGGTGCATTTGGTCCTTACGACGGCATCGATCAATTATAAATTCGTCCTCCAGCATGAGGTCTTCCTCTCTCAGATTCCTTTCATCCTGATCATTTGGATCAGTGTGATCCTGCTTCCTTTCAATATTTTCAATCGCAACAAACAAGGGCAGTTGGAAGAGCAGCTCGAAGATGCCAATAAACGGATCTCAGAATTGGTGAAGCAGGAAGAGCGGCAGAGGATTGCAAGGGATCTCCACGACACCCTTGGTCAGAAACTATCACTGATCGGATTGAAAAGCGATCTGGCCAGAAAACTGGTCGAGAAAAATCCGGAACAGGCGAAGAACGAACTCATGGATGTCCAGCAGACGGCAAGGACGGCGCTGAGTGAAGTCCGGACCCTCGTATCACAGATGAGAGGCATCAGGCTCGAGGATGAGTTCATCCGGATCCGTCAGCTCCTGTCAGCAGCCGACATCCGGTTCATCCCTGAATACGAGGAACCGCTCCCCAATATCTCGCTGTTCCTTGAGAATATCCTCAGTATGTGCCTGAAGGAAGCCGTTACCAATATCGTAAAGCATAGCGGCGCCACAGAGTGTACACTCAGGGTGGTGGAAAGCCATGATAGCCTTAGATTCGTTCTTTCTGATAACGGTAAAGGCATCCCTAAGGATTACCGCAAATCAAAAGGGAGCGGATTGATCGGGATCCGTGAGCGGCTCGACTTCGTGAACGGAGAGCTTGGAATCGACGGAGAAGATGGCACCACTCTGACAATGATCGTGCCTAAAGTGATAAAAGATACAAACAGGGAGGGTTACAATTGA
- a CDS encoding exodeoxyribonuclease III, with the protein MVKLISWNVNGIRACVKKGFLDFFKHSDADIFCIQESKLQAGQIELDLPGYHQYWNYAQRKGYSGTAVFTKTEPLHVSYGFAKGEVEEEGRLITCEFESFYLVTMYTPNSKRDLSRIVDRLRWEDKVRGYIKKLDEHKPVVLCGDLNVAHQPIDLKNDRSNRGNSGFTDEEREKMTQLLDAGFIDTFRYLHPDRDDAYTWWSYINKVRERNIGWRIDYVIASRSLAPSLASAGMEPAVLGSDHCPVYAEFKELSE; encoded by the coding sequence ATGGTCAAACTAATTTCTTGGAATGTTAACGGAATCAGGGCCTGTGTCAAAAAGGGCTTTCTTGATTTCTTCAAACATAGTGATGCGGATATCTTCTGCATTCAGGAATCAAAGCTCCAGGCGGGTCAAATCGAGTTGGATCTGCCGGGCTATCATCAGTATTGGAACTACGCTCAAAGAAAAGGATACTCTGGGACAGCCGTCTTCACAAAAACGGAACCACTCCATGTGAGTTACGGATTTGCCAAAGGAGAGGTTGAAGAAGAAGGACGATTGATTACATGTGAATTCGAATCCTTCTATCTTGTGACCATGTACACCCCGAATTCAAAGCGGGATTTATCCCGCATAGTCGACCGCCTTCGTTGGGAAGATAAGGTAAGGGGATATATAAAGAAGCTGGACGAGCATAAACCTGTCGTCCTATGTGGGGATTTGAATGTCGCCCATCAACCCATCGATTTGAAGAATGACCGTTCAAACCGTGGGAATTCAGGGTTTACGGATGAGGAAAGGGAGAAGATGACGCAGCTCTTGGATGCCGGGTTCATCGACACGTTCAGATATCTTCATCCGGATCGTGATGATGCGTACACCTGGTGGTCTTACATTAACAAGGTGAGGGAGCGGAATATCGGATGGCGCATCGACTATGTCATTGCTTCGCGTTCCCTGGCGCCTTCACTTGCTTCAGCCGGGATGGAACCAGCGGTGCTCGGCAGCGATCATTGTCCCGTATACGCTGAATTCAAAGAACTATCCGAATAA
- the thiS gene encoding sulfur carrier protein ThiS has protein sequence MKSVDDLLIHLKTGERMLIVEWNKQILKKAEHRDIKLNAGDRVEIVHFVGGG, from the coding sequence GTGAAGTCAGTAGATGACCTCCTTATCCACCTTAAGACTGGTGAGCGGATGCTGATCGTGGAGTGGAACAAACAGATACTGAAGAAAGCTGAGCATAGGGATATCAAATTGAATGCTGGCGATCGGGTAGAGATCGTCCATTTCGTAGGAGGCGGTTGA
- a CDS encoding thiazole synthase, which yields MLKIGTYEFESRLLLGTGKYPDQEIQRKAVKASGAEILTFSVRRMNVFDSPGENVLEELDLGSFTLLPNTAGAKDAAEAVRHAQLAKASGLCDMVKVEVIGCEKTLLPDPVETLKASEELLSQGFTVLSYTSDDVVLAKRLEELGVHAIMPGASPIGSGQGIINPLNLSFIIEQARVPVIVDAGIGSPADATKAMELGADAVLLNTAVAQAGDPVKMAEAMKLAVLSGRLGCEAGRIPEKTYASASSPLEGLMQ from the coding sequence ATGTTGAAGATAGGGACGTATGAATTTGAATCAAGATTGCTTCTCGGTACGGGGAAGTATCCGGATCAGGAGATCCAGCGAAAGGCTGTGAAAGCGTCAGGTGCGGAAATCCTCACCTTTTCGGTCCGTCGCATGAACGTATTTGATTCCCCTGGGGAAAATGTCCTGGAGGAATTAGATCTCGGGAGCTTCACTTTACTGCCCAATACGGCCGGAGCGAAAGATGCCGCGGAAGCCGTCCGCCATGCACAGCTTGCGAAGGCATCAGGTTTATGTGACATGGTCAAAGTGGAAGTGATCGGATGTGAAAAGACCCTGCTACCGGATCCAGTGGAAACCTTGAAAGCTTCTGAAGAACTGCTGAGTCAAGGGTTTACCGTCCTCTCCTATACATCGGATGACGTCGTCCTTGCCAAAAGACTCGAGGAACTTGGCGTTCATGCCATCATGCCGGGTGCTTCACCGATCGGATCGGGTCAGGGAATCATCAATCCCCTGAATCTTTCCTTCATCATCGAGCAGGCTCGTGTACCCGTCATTGTTGATGCAGGGATCGGCTCGCCCGCAGATGCGACGAAAGCGATGGAGCTTGGAGCCGACGCTGTCTTATTGAATACGGCCGTTGCTCAAGCAGGCGACCCTGTGAAGATGGCAGAGGCGATGAAGCTTGCGGTATTGTCCGGACGACTGGGATGTGAAGCGGGGCGTATCCCGGAAAAGACCTATGCATCAGCAAGCAGCCCATTGGAGGGACTGATGCAGTGA
- the tenA gene encoding thiaminase II, with translation MKFSEELRLAADDCWEASFQHPFVKGIGDGSLPLENFKFYVLQDSYYLTHFSKMQALGASKAGDLQTSARLAAHAQATFEAELSLHEGFSDKLGITEEEKEQFVPSPTAYAYASHMYRSAQVGDLADILAALLPCYWLYYEVGEKLKGSTPEEPIYQEWIATYGGEWFRELVEEQIQRLDELAELASGTQRARMKELFLVSSIYELQFWEMAFTLERWPFQELLATTRTGAGA, from the coding sequence ATGAAGTTTTCAGAAGAATTACGGCTGGCTGCAGACGATTGCTGGGAGGCGAGTTTTCAACATCCTTTCGTAAAAGGAATCGGTGATGGTTCCTTGCCGCTTGAGAATTTCAAATTTTATGTTTTGCAAGATTCCTATTATCTGACCCATTTTTCAAAAATGCAGGCTTTGGGGGCTTCAAAAGCAGGGGATCTTCAAACATCCGCCCGATTGGCTGCCCATGCACAGGCAACGTTCGAAGCAGAGCTTTCTCTCCATGAAGGGTTTTCTGACAAACTCGGAATCACAGAAGAAGAGAAGGAGCAGTTCGTTCCGTCCCCGACGGCGTATGCCTATGCTTCTCATATGTACCGATCTGCTCAGGTCGGTGATCTGGCTGATATCCTTGCTGCCCTGCTGCCCTGTTACTGGCTGTACTATGAGGTGGGGGAGAAATTGAAAGGAAGCACGCCGGAAGAACCCATTTATCAGGAGTGGATCGCCACCTACGGAGGGGAATGGTTCAGGGAGCTGGTTGAGGAACAGATCCAAAGGCTCGATGAACTGGCAGAGCTCGCAAGTGGTACTCAACGCGCCCGCATGAAAGAACTGTTCCTGGTGAGCAGCATTTATGAACTCCAGTTCTGGGAAATGGCCTTCACCCTTGAACGGTGGCCCTTCCAAGAATTACTGGCCACCACCCGAACCGGGGCCGGTGCATAA